A window from Nitrospiraceae bacterium encodes these proteins:
- a CDS encoding YHS domain-containing protein: MYRIILILSLLVVLYFLLRSAIRELKARGAGDRVPLDKNQMVQDPVCRVFVPRGSATAEDIGGQTYYFCSRACAKVFQRQLAGQQPE; this comes from the coding sequence CTTTCGCTACTCGTTGTCCTCTACTTCTTGCTTCGCAGTGCGATTCGAGAACTCAAGGCGAGGGGAGCCGGAGATCGTGTCCCTCTCGATAAAAATCAGATGGTGCAGGATCCTGTATGCCGTGTGTTTGTGCCGCGAGGATCGGCGACGGCAGAAGATATTGGAGGGCAAACCTACTATTTCTGCAGTCGAGCCTGCGCGAAGGTGTTTCAGAGACAATTGGCGGGTCAACAGCCCGAATAG